The genomic segment CGGAGCTCGACCGGAGGTGTACCCCTGCGGTACATTGAGGACCGAACGGCACTGAAGTCGACAAAGTCAGGCGCAAAAAGCGCCTCGGCCTCAAGGGCAGCAAGCACCCGGGGGATACAGGGTATTGGCGCTATTCCCAACTTTTTATTGAACATTCAGGTTTTACTGTTTATATTGGAGTGATGATCAGGTTCGGTTCGCTAAGAGGTATATCATTCCTGTATCTCCTTTTCCTCGGCTCTCTCTGGGCTCTCAATTTTGTCGGCAGAACCATCCTCTCCCCTGTCTTGCCGCTGATTGAAGACGAGTTCCTCATCAGTCATGCAAAGGCGAGTAGTATATTTATATTTCTCTCTCTCGGCTATGGGATCTCGGTGTTTCTGTCCGGGCTCCTTTCAGGGATAATTGGTTATAAGAAATCGATTATGGTCTCCTTGCTCTTGACAGCCCTCATGTTTTTCCTGATTCCGCTCGTCAAGGCTTTCGCTCTTCTTTATGTTGTTGCCTTCATTATCGGGATAGCAACAGGCATCTATATCCCGGCTGTTATCCCCCTCATTACCAGTTGTTATGATGAAAAGATCTGGAGCAAGACGATTGCGATTCACGATTCGGCTGCTTCAATTGGGGTTTTTGCAGCCCCCTTGATTGCCCTTTTTCTCCTCCGTTTTTTTCAATGGCGGGGAGTTTTAGGGATAATAGGTTTTGTTTTTGTGGCTGCTGCAATTGCATTCTACTTTCTCTTTAATGAGCTTACAGTCGCCCGTATTACCAGGGCAGCCTTTGGTAAATTCATCAGGAGGCGGGCGCTGTGGGTCCTGAGCATCATCTGGGTATTTGCCGCATCAACAAGCATCGGGGTTTATTATATCACCCCTTTATTTCTTACCAAGGAACTTCATCTTGATTTAGGATACGCTAACACGATTTTCGGCATATCAAGGCTTGGCGGATTTGTTGTAGCCATCAGTTCAGGTTTTCTGGTGAGCCGGTTCAGTATACGTGCAATCATGATCTTCATTTTGATTATTTCCGGCGCCTCTACGGCATTCGTAGCATTGGCGGGCGTTAAATTTGTCGGAATAGCCCTTTTTCTCCAGGCAAGTTTCATTTACGGCTTTTTTCCAGCCGGGCTTATCGCGATTTCAAAGATTTTTGATTTGAATGTTCGGGGATTAGCCACCGGTTTCATATTCGGGTTTGGCGTGATCATCGGTTGGGGGGTTACCCCCTACCTGCTCGGACTTTCGGGTGACCTCCTGAGCTTCAAGTTCGGCATATTGATGCTCGGGATATTGGTTATTATGTCAAGCGGGCTTGTAGTTTTGTTAGAAGAATTGAGCCTTAAGAAATAAATTATGCCTAAACTGCAATAATTTACGGCTATTAAAACAAAAATGATTGACTATTTTGGATGTACAGTGATATTTTAGAATCATGTTCGGTCTTGGATTCCCTGAGCTTATAGTTATACTGATTATAATATTCGTCATCTTTGGCGCAGGCAAGCTGCCAGGCATAGGTGAAGCAATCGGTAAAGGCATTAAGAATTTTAAGAAATCATACAAAGAACCTGATTCAATAGATATAACCACTTCAAAAAACGACAAAACCAACGACAAGTCTTCTCAATAACCATCGTGGAACAAAAGGCATTCATCGGGATCGGTTCAAATATCGGTGACAGCACAGGGAATTGCATAACGAGTATAAACAGATTGGCAGAGGACAAAAGAATCAGGATAGTTTCGAGGTCCTCCCTGTATGCCACATCGCCGGTTTCAACGATAGAGCAAAACGACTTTATTAACTGTGCAGCATGTGTCATGTGGGATGGCTCGCCACATGAACTGCTTGCTCTTCTCAATACAATTGAAGAAACGATGGGAAGGAAAAGGAACGTTAAAAACAGCCCGAGAGCAATAGACCTCGACATCCTGCTCTTCGGAAACCTGGTGCTTGATACCCCGTCATTAAAGATACCTCACCCGGAGCTTCATAACAGGAAGTTTGCCCTTATTCCATGCATTGAAATAGATCCCACAATCGTTCATCCGATATATGGAAAACAGCTTAAAGAGTTTCTTGCAGATATCGGCGACAAGCAGAAGATAAAGGTGCTCTAATCCTCCAGGGCAATTCCATTTGGAAATCATGTGTCTTCATGCCATTTCCCATTGACAAAAAACGCCTGCAAAGATAGGATGTAATATTGAAAAAAACTGAAAGGAGTTAATAACCATGCCGGAAGTTGATGAATCAGAAAAAGAAAAGCAGTTTTATGTAGACATACCTGCCAAAAGTGAACCTTTCTTCCTGAAGGGCTGCAACAACACGGATTGGGGAATGAAAAACCGTCTGTCCAGAATATTTGATCCCAAATCAGGCAAAACGGTTATGCTGGCCATTGACCACGGATATTTTCAAGGTCCGACAACAGGTCTGGAGCGTGTAGACGTTACTATCCTGCCGCTATTGCCCTATGCTGACACGCTGATGCTTACCCGCGGCATACTTCGAACAATCATACCGCCTGATTTTGACAAGGGAATAGTGTTGAGGGCAAGCGGTGGACCGAGTATTTTGAGCGAACTTTCAAACGAGCAGATTGCCATAGATATTGACGAAGCCATTCGTCTGAATGTTTCGGCCATGGCGGTTCAGGTCTTTATCGGCGGCCAGATGGAAACACAATCGGTCCACAACATGACCCGCCTTGTGGATATGGGCAACCGCTACGGCATTCCCACACTCGGCGTTACCGCAGTGGGTAAGGAGATGGCGAGGGATGCCAAATACATGCGGCTTGCTTCGCGCATCATTGCAGAACTCGGCGTCACATATGTAAAGACCTACTATGTGCCTGAAGATTTCGACACAGTAGTAGCCGCCTGTCCGGTGCCGATCGTTATTGCAGGAGGGAAAAAACTTCCTGAGCTTGAGGCCCTGACCATGGCTTACAATGCCATACAGGATGGCGCAGCAGGCGTAGATATGGGTCGTAATATTTTTCAATCAGAATCGCCTGTTGCAATGATTAAGGCGTTACGGAAGGTTGTTCACGAAGGAGAAAATCCTAAGGCAGCCTATGATTTCTTCCTGACAGAAAAGAACGAAGCAAAGAAGGGATAAGCGGACATGCGCGTAGGAATGTATTACAGCAACAGTAAAGTCGAGGTGGAAGAGCTGCCGATCCCTGTGGCGGGCAAAAAGGATATTCTTATTAAGGTTATGGCAAGCGGTATTTGCGGCAGCGATGTCATGGAATGGTACCGCATAAAAAAAGCGCCTCTTGTTCTGGGGCATGAACTGGCCGGCGAGATAGTTGAGGTCGGGGAAGAGGTTACGAAATTCAAAAAAGGCGACAGGGTCTTTGCCACGCACCATGTACCCTGCGATGAATGCCACTTTTGCCTTACCGGCCATCAGACAGCATGTCAGGTTTTCCAGACAAAGAATAATTTTGATCCGGGCGGATTTTCGGAATACCTGAAGGTCTCAGGCAAAAGCATCGATACCGGCACCCTGCTCCTTCCTGATGAGATGTCCTATGAACAAGGGTCATTCATTGAGCCCTTAGGGACAATAGTCAGGGGTTTGAGGGCAGTTGACCTGAAGCCCGGCGATACCCTGCTGGTTCTTGGCTGCGGGATTGCAGGCCTGCTTATGATCAAGCTTGCACGTTCTCTTGGCGCCGGAAGAATCATTGCAACAGACATTGACGATTACAGGCTGGAAGCGGCAAGGAGATTCGGCGCTGAAAATACAATACATGCTGATGGGGATATACCGGCCCTTATTCAAGAGGTAAATCACGGCCGTCTTGCCGACAAGGTTATAGTCTGCGCCGGGGTGTTGTCTGCTGCACAGCAAGCAATACAATCTGTTGAACGGGGCGGAACTGTTTTATTCTTTGCCGTGCCGAACCCGGGACAGACGCTTGATATTGATTTCAATCCTTTCTGGAGAAACGATGTAAGCCTTAAAACCTGTTACGGGGCTGCCCCACTTGATAATGTACAGGCCATGGAGTTGATCAGGGCCGGAAATGTTCATGTCGAGGATATGATTACACACAGGTTCGGTCTTGGAGATATTGCAAAGGGCTTTAAGGCTGCCGGCGAAGGGAAAAACTGCCTGAAGGTGATTATAGAACCCCATAAAGAATTACAGGTTTAGCACTAACCTTCAAGCCGCCTCTTTATATCTTCCCTGAGAACTTTCTTGTCAACTTTGCCGACTTTTGTCAATGGCAGCATTTCAATAAATTCGATTCTCTCAGGTAGTTGTTGTACGGACGCGCCCTTTCCCTTCAGAAAGGCAATAACCTCTTCAAAGGTAAGTGTTACCCCCGGTTTTAAAGTAACGTAAGCGCAGATCCTCTCACCCAGTATTTTGTCAGGCATACCGACCACAGCAGTTTCGCGAATCCCCGGGTTTGCGTTCATCAGATTTTCTATTTCCAAAGCGCTGATCTTTTCACCGCCCCTGTTGATGATGTCTTTAATCCTGCCTGTTATGGTAATGTTCCCGTATTGATCTTTCTTTGCCCTGTCACCGGTTTTAAAGAATCCGTCGATGGTGAATATTTGGCTATTTTCATCCGGGGATTTGAAATAACCGGTAAAAATACCGGGGCCCTTGGAAACAAGTTCCCCTTCCACACCAGTCAACACCTCGCTTCCTGCTTCATCAATGATCTTGATCGTATCGTAAGGACAGACTTTTCTGCCTACGCTGTTGCATATGATATCAATACTGTCACCCGGCCTTGTGGCGGTATTGGTGCCCTCGGATGAACCGAATCCGTTTATAAATATGCACTTCAACTTGTCATAGACAGCCATGACCAGATCCGGGGTACTTGGCGCGCCGCCGACAGATATTGTCTTTAGCGAACTCAGGTCATACTTTTCAAGATTTTCCATGTCAATTATCCTGGCAATCAGGGCAGGAACAGAAGGTATAGCCGTAACCTTTTCCGACTGAATCCGTTCGCAAATGACTTCGGGCTGTACCGAATCAAGCAGGACAAGCTTCGCATAATTAAATATTGCCGCGCCTATTCCCCAGTGCATTGCCATGCTGTGCGTTACCGGCGTTATGACCATAAGGGTGTCATTGCTTGTAATTTCCCATGCCCTCGAATGATATTCTATGTTGCATATATAACAGTTGTGTGTCCGGACACTTGCCTTTGGCAGCCCTGTGGTTCCTCCGGTGGGCATGATATGGGAGGCCTCATCAGGATCAGGTCTCAGGGCATCTAACACCTTAAGATTTTCTTCGGTCAGTTCAGTTTCTTCAATCAGTGTATCTATAGTCGGATATTTATCGTTTTTCTCTGTTCGGACTTGAATAACATGTTTAATTTGTGGATTTTCTTTTAATACGTCATCAATTATCGGCTGGTAGTCAATCTTACCGTAATACTGAGGCAGAATCCAGGCCACAGGCTTTGTTAATTTGGCAAGATGGTTAATCTCTGACTGATTATGTCTCGGAATGAGGAGCACTGTAATAGCGCCGATTTTCTGCATGGCAAAGAATGCGAGGATATATTCGTGCCAGTTGGGAAACTGAAGCATAACCCGATCACGCGGTTTTATGCCAAGCTTCATTAGGCTGATTGCAAGGCGGTCTGTCTTTTCCCGGAGTTCCTTATATGTCCAACGGCCCACATCGTCAACCAGACCAATCTTATCAGGATAGAGATCCGTGGCTTTGTCAAGCATATCTCCCCACGTCATCCCAAGCCACCATCTTAATCCGTTGTACTTCTCCCGATCTTCCTTTAAGTATTCAGTAAAACCTTCTATCGCCATATAATGCTGCCTCCTTTCTTGAATTTGCTTATAAGATCTCCTATGGGACTAAAGGATTCATGTGGGACTAAAGGATTCATGTGGGACTAA from the Pseudomonadota bacterium genome contains:
- a CDS encoding MFS transporter yields the protein MIRFGSLRGISFLYLLFLGSLWALNFVGRTILSPVLPLIEDEFLISHAKASSIFIFLSLGYGISVFLSGLLSGIIGYKKSIMVSLLLTALMFFLIPLVKAFALLYVVAFIIGIATGIYIPAVIPLITSCYDEKIWSKTIAIHDSAASIGVFAAPLIALFLLRFFQWRGVLGIIGFVFVAAAIAFYFLFNELTVARITRAAFGKFIRRRALWVLSIIWVFAASTSIGVYYITPLFLTKELHLDLGYANTIFGISRLGGFVVAISSGFLVSRFSIRAIMIFILIISGASTAFVALAGVKFVGIALFLQASFIYGFFPAGLIAISKIFDLNVRGLATGFIFGFGVIIGWGVTPYLLGLSGDLLSFKFGILMLGILVIMSSGLVVLLEELSLKK
- a CDS encoding alcohol dehydrogenase catalytic domain-containing protein, whose translation is MRVGMYYSNSKVEVEELPIPVAGKKDILIKVMASGICGSDVMEWYRIKKAPLVLGHELAGEIVEVGEEVTKFKKGDRVFATHHVPCDECHFCLTGHQTACQVFQTKNNFDPGGFSEYLKVSGKSIDTGTLLLPDEMSYEQGSFIEPLGTIVRGLRAVDLKPGDTLLVLGCGIAGLLMIKLARSLGAGRIIATDIDDYRLEAARRFGAENTIHADGDIPALIQEVNHGRLADKVIVCAGVLSAAQQAIQSVERGGTVLFFAVPNPGQTLDIDFNPFWRNDVSLKTCYGAAPLDNVQAMELIRAGNVHVEDMITHRFGLGDIAKGFKAAGEGKNCLKVIIEPHKELQV
- a CDS encoding AMP-binding protein, which translates into the protein MAIEGFTEYLKEDREKYNGLRWWLGMTWGDMLDKATDLYPDKIGLVDDVGRWTYKELREKTDRLAISLMKLGIKPRDRVMLQFPNWHEYILAFFAMQKIGAITVLLIPRHNQSEINHLAKLTKPVAWILPQYYGKIDYQPIIDDVLKENPQIKHVIQVRTEKNDKYPTIDTLIEETELTEENLKVLDALRPDPDEASHIMPTGGTTGLPKASVRTHNCYICNIEYHSRAWEITSNDTLMVITPVTHSMAMHWGIGAAIFNYAKLVLLDSVQPEVICERIQSEKVTAIPSVPALIARIIDMENLEKYDLSSLKTISVGGAPSTPDLVMAVYDKLKCIFINGFGSSEGTNTATRPGDSIDIICNSVGRKVCPYDTIKIIDEAGSEVLTGVEGELVSKGPGIFTGYFKSPDENSQIFTIDGFFKTGDRAKKDQYGNITITGRIKDIINRGGEKISALEIENLMNANPGIRETAVVGMPDKILGERICAYVTLKPGVTLTFEEVIAFLKGKGASVQQLPERIEFIEMLPLTKVGKVDKKVLREDIKRRLEG
- the folK gene encoding 2-amino-4-hydroxy-6-hydroxymethyldihydropteridine diphosphokinase, coding for MEQKAFIGIGSNIGDSTGNCITSINRLAEDKRIRIVSRSSLYATSPVSTIEQNDFINCAACVMWDGSPHELLALLNTIEETMGRKRNVKNSPRAIDLDILLFGNLVLDTPSLKIPHPELHNRKFALIPCIEIDPTIVHPIYGKQLKEFLADIGDKQKIKVL
- the lsrF gene encoding 3-hydroxy-5-phosphonooxypentane-2,4-dione thiolase, which produces MPEVDESEKEKQFYVDIPAKSEPFFLKGCNNTDWGMKNRLSRIFDPKSGKTVMLAIDHGYFQGPTTGLERVDVTILPLLPYADTLMLTRGILRTIIPPDFDKGIVLRASGGPSILSELSNEQIAIDIDEAIRLNVSAMAVQVFIGGQMETQSVHNMTRLVDMGNRYGIPTLGVTAVGKEMARDAKYMRLASRIIAELGVTYVKTYYVPEDFDTVVAACPVPIVIAGGKKLPELEALTMAYNAIQDGAAGVDMGRNIFQSESPVAMIKALRKVVHEGENPKAAYDFFLTEKNEAKKG
- the tatA gene encoding twin-arginine translocase TatA/TatE family subunit, which gives rise to MFGLGFPELIVILIIIFVIFGAGKLPGIGEAIGKGIKNFKKSYKEPDSIDITTSKNDKTNDKSSQ